A genomic region of Pseudorca crassidens isolate mPseCra1 chromosome 10, mPseCra1.hap1, whole genome shotgun sequence contains the following coding sequences:
- the NHLRC1 gene encoding E3 ubiquitin-protein ligase NHLRC1: MGAEASGSGPALRELVREAETSLLECKVCFERFGHRQQRRPRNLPCGHVVCLACVAALAHPRTLALECPFCRRACRGCDTSDCLPVLHLLELLGSALRPAPAAPRAAPSAPGVLTCHHAFGGWGTLVNPTGLALCPKTGRVVVVHDGRRRVKIFDAGGGCAHQFGEKGDAAQDIRYPLDVTVTNDCHVVVTDAGDRSIKVFDFFGQIKLVIGGQFSLPWGVETTPQNGVMVTDAEAGSLHLLEIDFPEGVLRRTERLQTHLCHPRGVAVSWLTGAIAVLEHPLAVGTGACSTTVKVFSASMQLIGQVDAFGLSLFFPSKITASAVTFDHQGNVIVADTSNLAVLCLGKPEEFPVLKPIITHGLSHPVALTFTKENSLLVLDSAAHSIKVYKVDWG; encoded by the coding sequence ATGGGTGCCGAGGCTTCCGGGAGCGGGCCAGCGCTGCGGGAGCTGGTGCGCGAGGCCGAGACCAGCCTGCTCGAGTGCAAGGTGTGCTTTGAGCGGTTCGGCCACCGCCAGCAGCGGCGCCCACGCAACCTGCCCTGCGGCCACGTGGTCTGCCTGGCCTGCGTGGCCGCCCTGGCGCACCCGCGGACGCTGGCCCTCGAGTGCCCCTTCTGCCGGCGAGCCTGCAGGGGCTGCGACACCAGCGACTGCCTGCCGGTGCTGCACCTCCTGGAGCTCCTGGGCTCCGCGCTGCGCCCGGCCCCAGCGGCCCCGCGCGCCGCCCCCTCCGCCCCCGGGGTCCTCACCTGCCACCACGCCTTCGGAGGCTGGGGGACCCTGGTCAACCCCACTGGGCTGGCGCTGTGTCCTAAGACGGGGCGGGTCGTGGTGGTGCACGACGGCAGGAGGCGTGTCAAGATCTTTGACGCGGGGGGAGGATGTGCGCATCAGTTTGGAGAGAAGGGGGACGCTGCTCAGGACATTAGGTATCCACTTGACGTCACCGTCACAAACGACTGCCATGTGGTTGTCACCGACGCCGGCGACCGCTCCATCAAAGTGTTTGACTTTTTTGGCCAGATTAAGCTTGTCATCGGAGGCCAGTTCTCCTTGCCTTGGGGTGTGGAGACCACCCCTCAGAATGGGGTCATGGTAACTGATGCGGAGGCGGGGTCCCTGCACCTCCTGGAAATCGACTTTCCAGAAGGGGTCCTCCGGAGAACTGAACGGTTGCAAACTCACCTGTGCCATCCCCGGGGGGTGGCGGTGTCCTGGCTCACCGGGGCCATTGCGGTCCTAGAGCACCCCCTGGCTGTGGGGACCGGGGCCTGCAGCACCACGGTGAAGGTGTTCAGCGCAAGTATGCAGCTCATCGGCCAGGTGGATGCCTTTGGGCTGAGCCTCTTTTTCCCCTCCAAAATAACCGCCTCCGCTGTGACCTTTGATCACCAGGGGAACGTGATTGTTGCCGATACTTCTAATCTGGCTGTCCTATGCTTAGGAAAACCTGAGGAGTTTCCAGTACTGAAGCCCATCATCACCCACGGTCTTTCCCATCCTGTGGCACTGACCTTTACCAAGGAAAATTCTCTTCTTGTGCTGGACAGTGCAGCCCATTCTATAAAAGTCTATAAGGTTGACTGGGGGTGA